One window of Novosphingobium sp. 9U genomic DNA carries:
- a CDS encoding carbohydrate ABC transporter permease, with the protein MTRQERTAWLFTAPVLAIIVAVLVLPVTLALALSLTDYSIYALADWDNVRFVGLGNFEELLRTALFWRALANTALFAVLGVPMAIGASLASALLLHDSTVRWKPLWRVALFAPYVTTVVATAVVWRFLLNTRFGLINFALEWLGLPPVDWLGDPHASIPAILLFVTWKIFGYNMIVFTAALSAVPQDLMEAARLDGASRWGRFRHVTLPAIGPTLLLASVMSVAGFLQIFAEPYVMTLGGPAQSTVTVLYFMFDEGFKWWNLGQASAVALVLFVLILAITFVETRIGKRNQWL; encoded by the coding sequence ATGACCCGCCAAGAGCGCACCGCCTGGCTGTTCACCGCGCCGGTACTGGCGATCATCGTCGCAGTGCTGGTGCTGCCGGTCACGCTGGCGCTGGCACTCAGCCTGACCGATTACAGCATCTATGCGCTGGCCGACTGGGACAACGTGCGCTTCGTCGGCCTAGGCAACTTTGAGGAGCTGCTGCGCACTGCGCTGTTCTGGCGGGCTCTGGCCAATACCGCGCTGTTCGCGGTGCTCGGCGTGCCGATGGCGATCGGCGCTTCGCTTGCCTCGGCGCTGCTGCTGCATGACAGCACCGTGCGCTGGAAGCCGCTGTGGCGGGTCGCGCTGTTCGCGCCCTATGTCACCACCGTGGTGGCGACGGCCGTGGTGTGGCGCTTCCTGCTCAACACCCGCTTCGGGCTGATCAACTTCGCATTGGAATGGCTCGGCCTGCCGCCGGTCGACTGGCTAGGCGATCCGCATGCCTCGATCCCGGCGATCCTGCTCTTCGTGACCTGGAAGATCTTCGGCTACAACATGATCGTGTTCACCGCCGCGCTCTCCGCCGTGCCGCAGGACCTGATGGAGGCCGCGCGTCTCGATGGCGCCTCGCGCTGGGGGCGGTTTCGCCACGTCACCTTGCCCGCGATCGGGCCGACGCTGCTGCTCGCCTCGGTGATGAGCGTCGCGGGCTTCCTGCAGATCTTCGCCGAGCCTTACGTGATGACGCTGGGCGGGCCGGCGCAGAGCACCGTCACCGTGCTTTACTTCATGTTCGACGAAGGGTTCAAATGGTGGAACCTGGGGCAGGCCTCGGCGGTGGCGCTGGTGCTGTTCGTGCTGATCCTGGCGATCACCTTCGTCGAGACGCGGATCGGCAAGCGGAACCAGTGGCTGTGA